In Candidatus Dadabacteria bacterium, one genomic interval encodes:
- a CDS encoding ferritin gives MIDSDVQDAINTQIRNEYYSSYLYLSMSAYCESKNFSGFASWLRKQSEEELVHALKFFDYLIDRGGRVTLDSIEQPPSEFGAFLEMFEEVLEHEREVTGMINNIYDLAASKNDQATLVMLHWFIEEQVEEEKSAEEVVEQLKLAEDNPAALLILDRELASREGE, from the coding sequence ATGATTGACAGTGACGTACAGGACGCAATAAACACGCAGATAAGAAACGAGTACTATTCATCCTATCTATATCTTTCGATGTCCGCCTATTGTGAATCCAAAAACTTTTCCGGTTTCGCGAGCTGGCTTCGCAAGCAGAGCGAAGAGGAGCTTGTGCACGCGTTGAAGTTCTTTGATTATCTGATCGACAGGGGCGGCAGGGTAACCCTTGATTCGATAGAGCAGCCTCCCTCTGAGTTCGGAGCGTTCCTTGAAATGTTCGAGGAGGTTTTGGAGCATGAAAGGGAGGTTACGGGAATGATAAACAACATTTATGATCTCGCCGCCTCGAAAAACGATCAGGCAACTTTAGTAATGCTCCACTGGTTCATAGAAGAACAGGTCGAGGAGGAGAAAAGCGCCGAGGAAGTCGTTGAGCAGCTGAAGCTCGCAGAGGACAATCCCGCAGCACTTCTGATTCTCGACAGGGAACTCGCCTCAAGAGAGGGTGAATAA
- the ggt gene encoding gamma-glutamyltransferase codes for MVVSEEQIATLVGLSVLKEGGNAVDAAVAVGFALAVTHPRAGNLGGGGFMLVHLSKTGRTVAIDYREKAPLKATRNMFLDETGEVDTERARHSIYSCGVPGTVAGLSLALEKYGTMPLEKVLAPAIRLAEEGFAVTPELRKSLLKAKGRLKKSGESMEIFFKNNGEPPREGEILRQKNLAWSLKEISKNGPGAFYRGTIAKKITAYMKKEGGLITERDLTSYEALIREPVTGSYRGYSIHSMPPPSSGGVHLIQMLNILERYPLSQYGHNSARYIHILSETMKLAYADRSEHLGDPDFSPVPTAHLVSKQYAKRLANRVNPQKATPSIYVKPGSPPPAGGTDTTHFTVADRFGNVVSNTYTLNFAYGSGLAVAGTGILLNNEMDDFSAKPATPNAYGLIGGEKNSIAPGKRMLSSMTPTIVFNGEEFLLATGGRGGSRIITSVLQVILNVIDHKMSIREATSAPRIHHQWLPDTLYVERETGKDLEARLRQKGYEVKRTGPMGSAQGVAKTEGLFLGAADPRHPGGLAQGY; via the coding sequence ATGGTTGTATCCGAGGAGCAGATCGCTACCCTCGTCGGGCTCTCCGTACTCAAGGAAGGCGGAAACGCCGTTGATGCAGCGGTCGCCGTCGGATTCGCCCTCGCGGTCACTCACCCGAGAGCCGGAAACCTCGGGGGCGGCGGATTCATGCTGGTGCATCTGAGCAAAACGGGACGGACAGTCGCCATAGATTACAGGGAAAAAGCTCCGCTTAAAGCCACGCGCAACATGTTCCTCGATGAGACCGGAGAGGTTGACACGGAGCGGGCACGGCACAGCATCTATTCCTGCGGGGTTCCGGGAACGGTCGCGGGGCTTTCGCTGGCCCTTGAAAAATACGGGACCATGCCGCTTGAAAAGGTTCTTGCGCCGGCAATAAGGCTCGCGGAGGAGGGATTTGCGGTTACGCCGGAACTCAGAAAATCGCTTCTGAAAGCAAAAGGGCGCTTGAAAAAATCAGGCGAGAGCATGGAGATTTTTTTCAAAAACAACGGAGAGCCGCCCCGGGAGGGAGAAATCCTCAGGCAGAAAAACCTTGCGTGGAGCCTCAAGGAAATAAGCAAAAACGGTCCCGGGGCGTTTTACAGAGGGACGATAGCGAAAAAAATCACGGCTTACATGAAAAAAGAGGGAGGCCTCATAACCGAACGGGACCTTACCTCTTATGAGGCTCTCATAAGAGAACCGGTGACCGGAAGTTACAGGGGCTACAGTATCCACTCGATGCCGCCTCCAAGCTCGGGCGGGGTCCATCTTATCCAGATGCTTAACATTCTCGAGCGCTACCCCCTCTCGCAATACGGCCATAATTCCGCGCGCTACATCCATATTCTCTCGGAGACCATGAAGCTTGCCTACGCGGACAGATCAGAACATCTGGGCGATCCGGACTTCTCCCCCGTTCCCACAGCACATCTTGTCTCAAAACAGTACGCAAAACGCCTGGCAAACCGCGTCAATCCCCAAAAAGCGACTCCGAGCATATACGTAAAGCCGGGCTCACCACCCCCCGCCGGAGGCACTGACACCACCCACTTCACCGTAGCCGACAGGTTCGGAAACGTGGTTTCAAACACGTACACGCTTAATTTCGCCTACGGCTCGGGTCTCGCCGTGGCGGGAACAGGGATACTGCTTAACAACGAAATGGATGATTTCTCGGCAAAACCCGCAACGCCGAACGCATACGGTCTCATCGGCGGTGAAAAGAACTCCATTGCCCCCGGCAAAAGAATGCTGAGCTCCATGACGCCGACCATCGTGTTTAACGGCGAAGAATTTCTTCTCGCGACGGGGGGCCGTGGAGGGAGCAGAATAATAACTTCCGTGCTTCAGGTCATTCTGAACGTGATTGATCACAAGATGAGCATCCGGGAGGCCACATCGGCCCCGAGGATACACCACCAGTGGCTCCCCGATACCCTGTACGTGGAAAGGGAAACAGGGAAAGACTTGGAGGCCAGGCTGCGGCAAAAAGGATACGAGGTGAAAAGAACCGGCCCGATGGGGAGCGCCCAGGGCGTGGCGAAGACAGAAGGGCTCTTTCTCGGAGCAGCCGATCCCAGGCACCCGGGAGGATTGGCGCAGGGATACTGA
- the proC gene encoding pyrroline-5-carboxylate reductase, producing MKKTAFIGAGNMAEAMVRGLLASGSFSKKDVTLSDVDPERLSCLSSRYGVATASDNREAVKKSDIVVFSVKPQVIPEVCGEVRNIATKDKLYVSIAAGVGYSSIKKLIGREIKLARVMPNTPSLVLEGASCVYFGEGFSGEEEDLVLEILGSLGKAFRVESESLMDAVTALSGSGPAFVSIFIEALCDGAVKMGLSRKLATDLAAQTVLGTSKMIQEGAAHPAEIKDMVTSPGGTTASGIHSLERGGFRAAVISAIESAARRSAELSGEED from the coding sequence ATGAAAAAGACGGCATTTATAGGAGCGGGGAACATGGCCGAGGCGATGGTGAGGGGACTTCTCGCCTCGGGAAGCTTTAGCAAAAAGGACGTAACGCTCTCAGACGTAGACCCCGAGAGACTCTCTTGCCTGTCCTCGCGCTACGGAGTCGCGACCGCCTCCGATAACCGCGAAGCGGTAAAAAAGTCCGATATAGTTGTTTTTTCCGTAAAACCCCAGGTAATTCCCGAGGTCTGCGGGGAAGTGCGAAACATCGCCACCAAAGACAAGCTCTATGTGTCGATCGCTGCCGGGGTAGGTTATTCTTCCATAAAAAAACTTATCGGAAGGGAGATAAAGCTCGCGCGGGTTATGCCCAACACCCCGAGTCTCGTGCTTGAGGGGGCATCCTGCGTATATTTCGGGGAAGGGTTCTCCGGTGAGGAAGAGGATCTGGTTCTCGAAATCCTAGGCTCCTTGGGAAAAGCCTTTCGGGTTGAGAGCGAGAGCCTCATGGATGCCGTTACTGCCCTTTCCGGAAGTGGTCCCGCGTTTGTATCGATTTTCATCGAGGCGCTTTGCGACGGCGCGGTTAAAATGGGACTTTCGAGAAAGCTCGCAACGGACCTTGCTGCGCAGACAGTTCTGGGCACCTCGAAAATGATTCAGGAAGGCGCCGCGCACCCTGCCGAGATAAAGGACATGGTCACGTCGCCCGGGGGAACCACGGCAAGCGGGATTCATTCACTTGAGCGAGGCGGTTTCCGGGCTGCTGTGATATCTGCTATCGAGTCCGCGGCCAGACGTTCCGCGGAACTTTCAGGAGAGGAGGACTGA
- a CDS encoding YggT family protein produces the protein MEILGGNFLRAIAEVVDILLSVYIWLIVGRAILSWVNPDPYNPIVRFLYSATEPVLGFARRYIPPIGGSLDLSPIVVLLLIVFIKRAVVNSLFQMAAGL, from the coding sequence ATGGAAATATTAGGAGGCAATTTCTTAAGGGCCATCGCCGAAGTGGTGGACATACTTCTTAGTGTTTACATATGGCTCATAGTGGGACGGGCGATACTTTCATGGGTGAATCCCGACCCGTATAACCCCATAGTGAGGTTTCTTTACTCGGCCACGGAGCCGGTTCTGGGTTTTGCCAGAAGATACATCCCTCCCATCGGGGGCTCATTAGACCTCAGTCCCATAGTGGTTCTGCTTCTGATAGTCTTCATAAAGCGCGCCGTCGTCAACTCTCTTTTCCAGATGGCGGCCGGTTTGTAA
- the lon gene encoding endopeptidase La, with product MSDPENVNEKVLPLLPLRDVVIYPYMLAPLFVGREKSIKALEEAAKGSKEIFLSAQKDAKVNEPGNEDMYRIGTIGTIVQMLRLPDGTVKVLVEGKKRASISGFVSHKDMFVVKVKEIEEPSGESVEVEALMRSATKLFEDYVKLNTKIPSETLVTFMSIDEPGKLGDTVASHLSMKLSDKQEILEVLHPLERLEKLCEKMQSELEILQMEKRIGKRVKKQMEKAQREYYLNEQMKAIQKELGTGDDLKSEIDEFEEKLREKELPEDVEQRVKREINKLRLMSSMSAEATVVRNYIDWLLDLPWIKEKTEDRLDIEEAASILDEDHYGLEKPKERILEYLAVRVLAEKLKGPIICFVGPPGVGKTSLAKSIARAMGRKFVRTSLGGVRDEAEIRGHRRTYIGALPGKIIQGMKKAGTVNPVFLLDEIDKLGMDFRGDPASALLEALDPEQNSNFNDHYIEADYDLSKVMFIMTANVLHTIPWALQDRMEIIRLPGYTEQEKLQIARKFLIGKQKNDHGLNDHKVTIKNEALLQIIRRYTKESGVRNLEREIAALCRKVAREIVEKKKTKGVNITAKNVGKYLGTPKYEYGEIEQTDQVGAATGLAWTELGGELLTIEVSIVPGKGNFTVTGKLGEVMQESARAAMSYVRSRAQRLGLERLFYQNVDIHIHVPEGATPKDGPSAGIAIASAITSAITRKPINREIAMTGEITLRGRVLTIGGLKEKILAAHRGRVKEVLIPVENKKDIEDIPENVRKEVKITPVEHMDEVVEKVLLSDEPVLKNFVVPKAGYPLEADPVPKSIN from the coding sequence ATGTCAGATCCCGAAAACGTTAACGAAAAAGTCCTTCCACTCCTTCCACTTCGCGACGTAGTTATATACCCCTACATGCTGGCCCCTCTTTTCGTGGGCAGGGAAAAATCCATCAAGGCTCTTGAGGAGGCGGCTAAGGGCAGCAAGGAAATATTCCTTTCGGCGCAGAAAGACGCGAAGGTGAACGAACCTGGGAACGAGGATATGTACAGAATCGGGACCATCGGAACGATAGTTCAGATGCTCCGGCTTCCCGACGGCACCGTGAAGGTTCTTGTCGAGGGCAAAAAGAGGGCCTCAATATCCGGCTTTGTTTCTCACAAGGACATGTTTGTCGTAAAAGTAAAGGAGATAGAGGAACCTTCGGGGGAAAGCGTCGAGGTTGAAGCGCTCATGCGTTCGGCGACCAAGCTTTTCGAGGATTACGTGAAACTCAACACGAAGATCCCCTCGGAAACCCTCGTGACTTTCATGTCCATTGACGAACCGGGCAAGCTCGGCGACACGGTCGCTTCGCATCTTAGCATGAAGCTTTCGGACAAGCAGGAGATTCTCGAGGTTCTCCATCCGCTCGAGAGGCTGGAGAAGCTTTGCGAGAAGATGCAGTCCGAGCTCGAGATACTCCAGATGGAAAAGCGCATAGGAAAAAGGGTCAAAAAGCAGATGGAGAAGGCCCAGAGGGAGTATTACCTCAACGAGCAGATGAAGGCAATTCAGAAGGAGCTCGGCACGGGAGATGACCTTAAAAGCGAAATAGACGAGTTTGAGGAAAAGCTTCGTGAGAAGGAGCTTCCCGAGGATGTTGAGCAGAGGGTAAAAAGAGAGATAAACAAGCTTCGCCTGATGTCCTCCATGTCGGCCGAGGCTACTGTGGTGAGAAACTATATCGACTGGCTTTTGGATCTGCCGTGGATAAAGGAGAAGACCGAGGACCGTCTTGACATCGAGGAAGCCGCATCGATTCTCGACGAGGATCACTACGGCCTTGAAAAACCCAAGGAGAGAATACTTGAATATCTGGCGGTTAGGGTTCTAGCCGAGAAGCTTAAGGGCCCGATAATCTGTTTCGTAGGACCCCCGGGCGTGGGAAAGACCTCTTTGGCCAAGTCCATAGCGCGCGCAATGGGCCGCAAGTTCGTCAGGACGTCTCTTGGCGGGGTAAGGGACGAGGCCGAGATAAGGGGACACAGGAGGACCTACATAGGAGCCCTTCCAGGCAAGATCATACAGGGAATGAAAAAGGCCGGAACCGTAAATCCTGTCTTTCTCCTCGACGAGATCGACAAGCTTGGGATGGATTTCAGGGGAGATCCGGCTTCGGCGCTTCTTGAGGCCCTTGACCCTGAGCAGAACTCAAATTTCAACGATCATTACATCGAGGCCGACTACGACCTCTCGAAGGTGATGTTCATAATGACGGCGAACGTGCTGCACACGATTCCCTGGGCACTTCAGGACCGAATGGAGATAATCCGTCTTCCCGGATACACGGAGCAGGAGAAACTCCAGATAGCCAGGAAATTCCTTATAGGGAAGCAGAAGAATGATCATGGCCTTAACGACCACAAGGTGACCATAAAGAACGAGGCCCTTCTGCAGATCATAAGAAGGTACACGAAGGAAAGCGGCGTGAGGAACCTGGAGAGGGAAATAGCGGCGCTTTGCAGGAAGGTTGCGAGGGAGATCGTTGAGAAGAAAAAGACCAAGGGAGTCAACATCACCGCCAAGAATGTCGGTAAGTACCTCGGCACTCCCAAGTACGAGTACGGGGAGATTGAGCAGACCGACCAGGTGGGAGCCGCCACGGGGCTTGCGTGGACGGAGCTTGGAGGGGAGCTTCTTACGATAGAGGTTTCCATTGTTCCCGGTAAAGGGAATTTCACCGTCACCGGCAAGCTCGGCGAGGTGATGCAGGAATCCGCGCGCGCGGCGATGAGCTACGTGAGGAGCCGGGCGCAGCGCTTGGGACTTGAAAGGCTTTTCTATCAGAACGTGGATATACACATTCACGTTCCCGAGGGAGCCACTCCCAAGGATGGGCCGAGCGCCGGCATAGCGATAGCGAGCGCCATTACGAGCGCCATTACGAGAAAGCCCATAAACAGGGAAATCGCAATGACGGGAGAGATCACGCTTCGCGGAAGAGTGCTTACCATCGGGGGGCTCAAGGAGAAAATCCTCGCCGCCCACAGGGGCAGGGTGAAGGAAGTGCTGATTCCCGTAGAGAACAAGAAAGACATTGAGGACATACCGGAGAACGTGAGAAAAGAGGTAAAAATAACTCCAGTGGAACATATGGACGAAGTTGTTGAAAAGGTACTTCTCTCGGATGAGCCTGTGCTCAAGAACTTCGTTGTTCCCAAGGCCGGTTACCCCCTCGAGGCCGACCCGGTGCCGAAGAGCATAAACTGA
- a CDS encoding YggS family pyridoxal phosphate-dependent enzyme has product MSLKDRIDEVEGRIAEACRRSGRRRGELRLVAVSKKFPLEVISEAAGLGLRDFGENYAQELRDKQREAGSGIATLRWHFIGALQRNKVKYVIGKADLVHAVDNIALVAELDKRAAVRGIRVRALVEINGGEKSKNGIRGSGLREFLESASGFRNVSLEGLMMMPPYFEDPEMSRPWFSELREMRDRVAGEFPGIQELSMGMSNDFEVAIEEGATILRIGTALFGPRPG; this is encoded by the coding sequence ATGAGCCTGAAAGACAGAATAGACGAGGTGGAAGGGAGAATCGCCGAAGCGTGCCGCAGATCAGGGAGAAGGCGCGGCGAGCTGCGTCTTGTGGCCGTGTCCAAGAAGTTCCCCCTTGAAGTAATTTCCGAGGCCGCCGGCCTCGGGCTTCGTGATTTCGGGGAGAATTACGCCCAGGAGCTTCGCGACAAGCAGAGGGAAGCCGGAAGCGGTATCGCCACGCTTCGCTGGCACTTCATTGGTGCCTTGCAGAGAAACAAGGTGAAGTACGTTATTGGCAAGGCGGATCTTGTGCACGCAGTTGACAACATAGCCCTTGTGGCGGAGCTTGATAAAAGGGCGGCGGTTCGCGGCATCCGCGTGCGCGCGCTTGTGGAAATAAACGGGGGAGAAAAGAGCAAAAACGGAATCAGAGGGAGCGGACTTCGGGAGTTTCTCGAAAGCGCCTCGGGATTCAGGAACGTTTCACTTGAGGGACTCATGATGATGCCCCCTTATTTTGAGGACCCCGAGATGAGCAGGCCGTGGTTCTCTGAACTGAGGGAGATGAGAGACAGGGTAGCGGGAGAGTTTCCCGGCATACAGGAGCTTTCAATGGGCATGAGCAACGATTTCGAGGTGGCGATTGAAGAAGGTGCGACTATTCTCAGGATCGGCACCGCGCTTTTTGGTCCGAGGCCTGGGTGA
- the hisG gene encoding ATP phosphoribosyltransferase, whose protein sequence is MPRGRLLEETVDLFKKVSIDITEIIKDSRKLIFEFEEAGMRLLIVRPTDVTSYVEYGAADCGIVGKDTLMEQDCGLYEPLDLRIGKCKMVVAAPKGFEKSGKASLRIATKYPKIASDFYNKKGISTEVIKLYGSVELAPIIGLCDAIVDLTATGETLKKNDLEIVEVVAEVSAKLIVNKVSMKIKSKEIKELIEKLEEVR, encoded by the coding sequence ATGCCCAGGGGTAGGCTGCTTGAGGAGACCGTTGATCTCTTCAAGAAGGTCTCGATAGACATAACGGAGATAATAAAGGATTCGAGAAAACTCATATTCGAGTTCGAAGAGGCGGGGATGAGGCTGCTTATAGTGAGACCCACAGACGTCACCTCCTACGTCGAGTACGGCGCCGCGGACTGCGGAATAGTCGGCAAGGACACGCTAATGGAGCAGGACTGCGGCCTCTACGAGCCTCTTGACCTCAGAATAGGAAAATGCAAGATGGTAGTCGCCGCTCCGAAGGGCTTTGAGAAATCGGGCAAGGCATCCTTGCGGATCGCGACAAAGTACCCGAAGATCGCAAGCGATTTCTACAACAAAAAAGGCATAAGCACGGAAGTCATAAAACTCTACGGTTCGGTTGAGCTTGCCCCCATAATAGGGCTTTGCGACGCTATAGTTGATCTTACGGCCACGGGAGAAACCCTTAAGAAAAACGACCTTGAGATAGTGGAAGTGGTAGCGGAGGTAAGCGCGAAGTTAATCGTTAACAAGGTAAGCATGAAAATAAAGTCAAAGGAAATAAAGGAACTGATTGAGAAGCTTGAGGAGGTAAGATAG
- a CDS encoding PA0069 family radical SAM protein: protein MKPYIKGRGSQENPAGRFERIDFVADEDTPVADGAPRTVYYRDRTKTIISYNQSPDVSFDASINPYRGCEHGCVYCYARPTHEYLGLSAGLDFETKIFVKQNAPELLRKELRAAKWVPKPIAISGVTDCYQPAEKHFQITRKCLEVLREFQNPVGIITKHYLVTRDIDILSDMARIGCASVVISVTTLDGELSRKMEPRASHPEYRLRAIARLADAGIPVTVLIAPVIPGLTDHEIPEIMKEASSRGAVDAGYVMLRLPYGVADIFSEWLGRHYPDRKKKILGRIESMRDGDLSSSEYRVRMKGKGIFAEQTERIFRVAYGKFGFGRRKAPLDVSRFRRGGPAQLELF, encoded by the coding sequence GTGAAGCCATACATAAAAGGAAGGGGATCCCAGGAGAACCCCGCGGGAAGGTTCGAGCGGATTGATTTTGTTGCGGACGAGGATACGCCCGTCGCTGACGGCGCCCCCAGAACCGTTTACTACAGGGACCGGACGAAAACCATAATCTCCTACAACCAGAGTCCCGATGTTTCCTTTGACGCGAGCATCAATCCCTACCGGGGATGCGAGCACGGATGCGTTTACTGCTACGCAAGGCCCACGCACGAATACCTGGGGCTCTCCGCGGGGCTTGATTTCGAAACAAAGATTTTCGTAAAGCAAAATGCCCCCGAGCTTCTGAGAAAGGAGCTTCGCGCGGCGAAATGGGTTCCTAAGCCGATAGCGATAAGCGGGGTTACCGACTGCTATCAGCCGGCGGAAAAGCATTTTCAGATAACGAGAAAATGCCTCGAGGTTCTGAGGGAATTCCAAAACCCGGTCGGGATAATAACTAAACACTATCTGGTGACCCGCGATATTGATATTCTCTCCGACATGGCCAGAATCGGTTGCGCGAGCGTGGTTATCTCCGTCACGACGCTTGACGGCGAACTTTCAAGAAAGATGGAACCCAGAGCGTCGCATCCCGAATACAGGCTCAGGGCAATAGCCAGGCTTGCGGACGCCGGCATTCCCGTGACGGTGCTCATAGCTCCGGTGATTCCCGGACTAACTGACCATGAGATTCCGGAGATAATGAAAGAAGCTTCGTCCCGCGGAGCGGTCGACGCGGGTTACGTGATGCTCCGGCTTCCCTACGGAGTTGCCGACATATTCTCCGAGTGGCTTGGGCGCCACTACCCCGACAGAAAGAAAAAGATACTGGGGCGAATCGAGTCTATGAGGGACGGAGACCTTAGCTCTTCTGAGTACCGCGTCCGGATGAAGGGCAAGGGGATTTTCGCGGAGCAGACCGAAAGGATCTTTCGCGTGGCTTACGGGAAGTTCGGTTTTGGGAGAAGGAAGGCGCCTCTTGATGTTTCCCGCTTCAGAAGAGGCGGGCCCGCCCAGCTCGAGCTTTTCTGA
- the murA gene encoding UDP-N-acetylglucosamine 1-carboxyvinyltransferase, with protein MEKIVIEGKNRLCGEVSVGGAKNAVLPIMAACILNDGENTISNVPDLADVRTMMKLLETLGARCEYADGELLVDSTTIDRYKAPYDLVKTMRASVLVLGPLVARFKKAEVSLPGGCAIGERPIDQHIKGLRILGTSVQLEDGYVSAVAKKLEGTTVPFDLSTVTGTENIMLLASVCEGETVILNAACEPEVVDLANALNLMGAKIEGAGTDIITITGVSSLGPLRGYSVMPDRIEAGTLMIAAALNESDLVIRNCRFEHLGALTGKLLQTGTEIEKNGNSIRVRGTGKIKSIDFSTLPYPGFPTDMQAQMMILMCVADGMSVITENIFPQRFMHTAELRRMGADIKLVGNSAVVRGVREMMGAPIMASDLRASASLVLAGLCGAGRTEVSRIYHLDRGYEKLDEKLRSVGASIWREKE; from the coding sequence TTGGAAAAAATAGTAATAGAAGGGAAAAACAGGCTTTGCGGAGAGGTGTCGGTCGGCGGAGCGAAAAACGCCGTCCTTCCCATAATGGCGGCCTGCATACTTAACGACGGGGAGAACACCATCTCGAACGTGCCGGATCTGGCGGACGTGCGGACCATGATGAAGCTCCTCGAAACTCTGGGCGCGAGATGCGAGTACGCGGACGGTGAACTGCTCGTTGACTCAACAACCATTGACCGCTACAAGGCCCCCTACGATCTGGTAAAGACGATGAGGGCTTCCGTGCTGGTTCTGGGACCGCTTGTGGCCAGGTTTAAAAAAGCCGAAGTCTCGCTTCCCGGAGGATGCGCGATAGGAGAGAGGCCAATTGATCAGCACATAAAGGGGCTTCGAATCCTCGGGACGTCGGTGCAGCTTGAGGACGGGTACGTAAGCGCCGTCGCGAAAAAACTTGAGGGAACCACCGTGCCCTTCGATCTCTCGACCGTTACGGGGACCGAAAACATAATGTTGCTTGCAAGCGTCTGCGAAGGAGAGACCGTCATACTGAACGCCGCATGCGAACCCGAAGTGGTGGATCTGGCAAACGCCCTCAATCTGATGGGAGCGAAAATAGAAGGGGCCGGAACGGATATAATAACGATAACGGGGGTAAGTTCGCTCGGTCCGCTGAGGGGCTACAGCGTAATGCCCGACAGGATAGAGGCGGGGACGCTGATGATAGCCGCCGCCCTTAATGAAAGCGATCTCGTGATCAGGAACTGCAGGTTCGAGCACCTTGGGGCGCTCACGGGGAAACTGCTTCAGACGGGAACGGAAATAGAAAAAAATGGGAACTCCATCAGGGTGCGGGGCACAGGGAAGATAAAAAGCATAGACTTCTCTACGCTCCCTTATCCGGGATTCCCGACCGACATGCAGGCCCAGATGATGATACTCATGTGCGTTGCCGACGGAATGAGCGTAATAACGGAGAACATATTTCCGCAGAGGTTCATGCACACCGCCGAACTGCGGAGGATGGGCGCGGACATAAAGCTTGTCGGAAACAGCGCCGTGGTAAGAGGTGTCCGGGAAATGATGGGCGCCCCCATCATGGCAAGCGATCTTCGGGCGAGCGCCTCGCTCGTGCTGGCGGGGCTTTGCGGCGCCGGCAGGACGGAAGTGTCGAGAATCTACCATCTTGACCGGGGATACGAGAAACTTGATGAAAAACTGCGGTCAGTTGGAGCCAGCATCTGGAGGGAAAAAGAGTGA
- the prmC gene encoding peptide chain release factor N(5)-glutamine methyltransferase, translating to MELKKLYLKGRKSFEKSGFECPGIEAKAILARSLGADPVELYAHPQRLVDPGRGEAFKRLVGRRLRGEPLAYVTGRREFCSRPFVVTPEVLIPRPETETLAELAIETAGLMKNPRVLDLGTGSGCLAVTLFLESHGCEVFASDISASALGVAAENARTHGASVGFVNSDILCCFAESSFDMIVSNPPYVSAAQYEELPGEIRHYEPSVALLGGEDGLACIRKIASAAGGVLREGGFLLLEIGAGQAESAERIISRNGFSDIDFKTDIAGIERVVRATWKK from the coding sequence ATGGAACTGAAGAAACTTTACCTCAAAGGAAGAAAAAGCTTCGAGAAAAGCGGCTTTGAGTGTCCGGGAATAGAGGCAAAAGCGATACTCGCAAGAAGTCTTGGCGCCGACCCGGTTGAACTTTACGCTCATCCGCAAAGACTGGTTGACCCCGGCCGCGGCGAAGCCTTTAAAAGGCTGGTTGGCCGCCGCCTGCGCGGAGAACCTCTTGCGTACGTTACCGGCAGACGGGAATTCTGCTCGAGGCCTTTTGTCGTTACTCCCGAAGTCCTGATACCGAGACCGGAGACGGAAACGCTAGCGGAACTCGCTATAGAGACCGCGGGGCTGATGAAAAATCCCCGCGTTCTTGATCTCGGAACTGGAAGCGGGTGTCTTGCAGTGACGCTCTTTCTTGAATCGCACGGCTGCGAGGTTTTCGCCTCCGACATATCCGCCTCGGCACTCGGGGTAGCGGCAGAGAACGCACGCACGCACGGCGCAAGCGTAGGTTTTGTAAATTCAGATATCCTGTGCTGCTTCGCGGAATCCTCGTTTGACATGATAGTTTCAAATCCCCCCTACGTTTCCGCGGCGCAATACGAGGAACTTCCGGGGGAAATAAGGCATTACGAACCCTCGGTGGCGCTTCTCGGCGGGGAGGATGGACTTGCATGCATAAGGAAGATAGCGTCCGCGGCGGGCGGCGTTCTTCGCGAAGGCGGTTTTCTGCTTCTTGAAATCGGAGCCGGGCAGGCCGAGTCCGCGGAGAGAATAATCAGCAGAAACGGTTTTTCTGATATAGACTTCAAGACCGATATAGCCGGCATCGAAAGGGTAGTGAGGGCAACTTGGAAAAAATAG